From one Agathobaculum sp. NTUH-O15-33 genomic stretch:
- a CDS encoding metallophosphoesterase family protein: protein MEKRLLLKKRICSFLVACAMLLAIVPVQALAVNEENGPKSFLAGPFMLAPKTDGIVVTWELDKAMKSTIAYGPSADQMKTVDVPVEEGEPFQGVPMHMYRARLTGLTPDTRYTYKVTAENGESVEGSFRTLPVNAEEIRFVVMSDSHRFETAEQVSAAIAKFDPHFILHTGDTVEGTGSQKDQFAYIFRNAGDFLHHYPVVFNSGNHDYGTYFDEYISKTQKEQYHSNENGRNVSFNVGGLHITMVDSNPWSLFELNSSSGGSVDPATKKLVEDSLNWLKDDLASPEAKNATFRVLTMHHPYEDDLTRKYIPPIAEAGNVNIMFAGHTHEYSRGVSADPTRGAKTLYVTQGDARIGDSKINLGKDNERPNENFAEILATGKGDMIECTVKGDVLTYSNIGLSGGEEKVVETVSLFSGEPSLQYEDISITPDSVLSGATVKISAKVTNTGKGLATAAFQINDNGKDRYLYNFGDKATSRVVALKPGESKTLSGELELVELGKHTLKMEGYTKNVEVAFRNATYSYDNLRVKLGDGETSDLTSDKMHVKADVKNIGNETGTAEPAAHDQWAGGRRRIGIARRGRNQDGGIHLYLPHGRRLRGAHRRFPGADRVHSGRDTGRAGRSRPVRYGERRPDPRQPDAGSIQRRLRPVAGRLGRLCGDSG, encoded by the coding sequence ATGGAAAAGCGGTTATTGCTCAAAAAAAGAATATGCAGCTTTTTAGTGGCGTGCGCGATGCTGCTGGCGATCGTGCCGGTTCAGGCGCTCGCGGTCAACGAGGAGAACGGCCCCAAGTCGTTTTTGGCCGGGCCCTTTATGCTCGCCCCCAAGACCGACGGCATTGTGGTCACATGGGAGCTGGACAAGGCGATGAAATCCACCATTGCATACGGCCCCTCGGCGGATCAGATGAAGACCGTCGACGTGCCGGTAGAGGAGGGCGAGCCGTTTCAGGGCGTGCCGATGCATATGTACCGCGCCCGCCTGACCGGCCTGACGCCGGATACGCGCTATACCTACAAGGTGACGGCGGAAAACGGCGAATCGGTCGAAGGCTCCTTCCGCACGCTTCCGGTCAACGCGGAGGAGATCCGCTTTGTGGTGATGAGCGACAGCCACCGCTTTGAAACGGCCGAGCAGGTCTCCGCGGCGATTGCGAAGTTTGATCCGCACTTTATCCTGCACACCGGCGACACGGTAGAGGGTACGGGCAGCCAGAAGGATCAGTTCGCTTATATCTTCCGCAACGCGGGCGATTTCCTGCACCACTACCCGGTTGTGTTCAATAGCGGCAACCACGATTACGGCACGTATTTCGATGAGTACATCTCCAAAACGCAGAAGGAACAGTACCACTCTAACGAAAACGGCCGCAACGTTTCCTTCAACGTGGGCGGTCTGCACATCACGATGGTGGACTCGAACCCGTGGAGCCTGTTCGAGCTGAACTCCTCTTCGGGCGGCAGCGTCGACCCGGCTACCAAGAAGCTGGTAGAGGATTCGCTGAATTGGCTGAAGGACGATCTGGCTTCGCCGGAAGCGAAAAACGCAACCTTCCGCGTGCTGACCATGCACCATCCCTATGAGGACGACCTGACCCGTAAGTATATCCCGCCGATCGCGGAGGCGGGCAATGTGAACATTATGTTCGCGGGCCACACGCACGAATATTCGCGCGGTGTTTCGGCCGATCCGACGCGCGGCGCAAAGACCCTGTATGTGACGCAGGGCGACGCCCGTATCGGCGACAGCAAGATCAATCTGGGTAAGGACAACGAGCGGCCCAATGAAAACTTTGCCGAGATTCTTGCGACCGGCAAGGGCGACATGATCGAATGCACGGTAAAGGGCGATGTGCTCACTTACTCGAACATCGGCCTTTCCGGCGGCGAGGAAAAGGTCGTGGAAACGGTTTCGCTGTTTAGCGGCGAACCCTCGCTGCAATACGAGGACATTTCGATCACGCCGGATTCCGTTCTTTCGGGCGCGACCGTAAAGATTTCGGCCAAGGTGACCAACACCGGCAAGGGACTGGCAACGGCCGCTTTCCAGATCAACGACAACGGCAAGGATCGCTATCTCTACAACTTCGGCGATAAGGCGACCAGCCGCGTGGTCGCGCTCAAGCCCGGCGAGAGCAAAACGCTTTCCGGCGAACTGGAGCTGGTCGAGCTTGGCAAGCACACCCTGAAGATGGAGGGATACACCAAAAACGTGGAGGTGGCCTTCCGCAACGCGACCTATTCGTACGACAACCTGCGCGTCAAGCTGGGCGACGGCGAAACAAGCGACCTGACGAGCGATAAAATGCACGTGAAGGCGGATGTGAAGAACATCGGCAACGAGACCGGCACGGCGGAGCCTGCAGCTCATGATCAATGGGCAGGCGGTCGGCGCCGAATCGGTATCGCTCGGCGCGGGCGAAACCAAGACGGTGGAATTCACCTATACCTTCCCCATGGGCGGCGATTACGAGGTGCGCATCGGCGATTCCCCGGCGCAGACCGTGTCCATTCTGGGCGAGATACAGGGCGTGCCGGTCGTTCGCGACCAGTCCGGTATGGGGAACGACGGCCTGATCCGCGGCAACCCGACGCTGGTTCAATACAACGGCGGCTACGGCCTGTCGCTGGACGGCTTGGACGACTATGTGGAGATTCCGGATAG
- a CDS encoding S-layer homology domain-containing protein, with product MPVIKSYVIEAGNKNSWSTLSAFNKGTFEGAAGYQPTDCFKDYAADFDDYSGAADVTAEATGEAGGKVGADVPQSHWAYGSIQKMIENGVVSGDAETGKIRPDETITREEVAKVILSTLNIPVSETGTIAAGDRSSRWAKDILATAKTAGIMKGDENGHMHGQDNATRAEVVTMIARAAEITSDDASALDKFADASSIPGYAKAGAAGMVQKGMLNGYEDGKLHLERPILRAETFALLAKLL from the coding sequence ATGCCGGTCATCAAGTCCTATGTGATCGAAGCGGGCAACAAGAACAGCTGGAGCACGCTCAGCGCCTTTAACAAGGGCACCTTTGAAGGCGCCGCCGGTTACCAGCCGACGGACTGCTTCAAGGATTACGCGGCCGATTTTGACGATTATTCCGGCGCGGCCGATGTAACGGCGGAAGCCACCGGCGAAGCCGGCGGCAAGGTCGGGGCGGATGTGCCGCAGAGCCACTGGGCTTACGGCAGCATTCAGAAAATGATCGAAAACGGCGTGGTCAGCGGCGACGCGGAAACCGGCAAGATCCGCCCGGACGAGACCATTACCCGCGAAGAGGTTGCCAAGGTCATCCTCAGCACGCTGAACATTCCGGTCAGCGAGACCGGGACGATCGCGGCGGGCGACCGCTCCTCCCGCTGGGCCAAGGATATTTTGGCGACGGCTAAAACCGCCGGTATCATGAAGGGCGACGAAAACGGCCATATGCACGGGCAGGACAACGCGACCCGCGCGGAGGTCGTCACCATGATCGCCCGCGCGGCGGAGATCACGAGCGACGACGCGAGCGCGCTCGATAAGTTCGCGGACGCTTCGAGCATCCCGGGCTATGCGAAAGCGGGTGCCGCAGGTATGGTGCAAAAGGGCATGCTGAACGGCTATGAGGACGGCAAGCTCCATCTGGAGCGCCCAATCCTGCGCGCGGAAACCTTTGCCCTGCTGGCAAAGCTTCTATAA
- a CDS encoding HPr family phosphocarrier protein — translation MTRSIRVKNTDDIQQINKIVTKYGFDIWIHGKSGMVDAKSLLGMFLLSLNEPLQIVLEDDVDPTALFKDLEDYLEIDD, via the coding sequence ATGACCAGAAGCATTCGCGTTAAGAACACCGATGATATCCAGCAGATCAACAAGATCGTGACCAAGTACGGCTTTGATATCTGGATCCACGGCAAGAGCGGCATGGTAGACGCCAAGAGCCTGCTCGGCATGTTCCTGCTCTCGCTCAACGAGCCCCTGCAGATCGTGCTCGAGGACGACGTAGATCCCACCGCGCTGTTCAAGGATCTTGAGGATTATCTCGAAATCGACGACTAA
- the aspS gene encoding aspartate--tRNA(Asn) ligase, translating into MIEFVSDPKQYVDTVAHVRASVGGEVTFRGTVHRVRDMSDFAFIIVRVERGLIQCTFQGDALGETQRADVRDAMVVEVTGKVHEEPRAEHGVEVVLSAINILARPYEQLPVPLGKKYMGLSLDVDLPLRPITLRHPIKQAVFRVQGAIADGFAEYMKSQGFTHIHTPKLVAAGAEGGANMFKLDYFGQQAYLAQSPQFHKQYLAGAFGRVFEIGSVYRAERHNTSRHLNEYIGLDFEMAYIDSMYDVMQMETGMLRFVMQYVKENCAEELALLKADVPEVKDIPSVRFHEAKEIMQEKYGHKSKNRYDLNPDEEVMLCNWAKETHGSEFVFVTHFPSAKRPFYAKDDEEDKTLALSFDLLFRGLEVTTGGQRIHDYQEQIDKLRARKMDETLFESFTILHKYGMPPHGGLGIGLERLTMQLLGLGNVRDASMFPRDMNRLEP; encoded by the coding sequence ATGATAGAATTTGTATCCGATCCCAAGCAGTATGTCGACACGGTCGCCCATGTGCGGGCCAGCGTCGGCGGCGAAGTCACCTTTCGCGGCACCGTGCACCGCGTGCGCGACATGTCGGATTTCGCGTTTATCATCGTCCGCGTGGAGCGCGGCCTGATCCAGTGCACCTTCCAAGGCGACGCGCTGGGCGAAACGCAGCGCGCCGACGTGCGCGACGCCATGGTCGTCGAAGTGACCGGCAAGGTGCATGAGGAGCCCCGCGCCGAGCACGGCGTGGAGGTAGTTCTGAGCGCGATTAACATCCTTGCGAGACCCTATGAACAGCTGCCTGTACCGCTGGGCAAGAAATACATGGGGCTTTCGCTCGACGTCGACCTGCCGCTGCGGCCGATCACGCTGCGCCACCCCATTAAGCAGGCGGTATTCCGCGTGCAGGGCGCGATCGCGGACGGCTTTGCCGAATATATGAAGTCGCAGGGCTTCACCCACATCCACACGCCCAAGCTGGTCGCGGCCGGCGCGGAGGGCGGCGCCAACATGTTCAAGCTGGACTATTTCGGCCAGCAGGCATATCTGGCGCAGTCGCCCCAATTCCATAAGCAGTACCTCGCGGGCGCGTTTGGCCGCGTATTCGAGATCGGCAGCGTATACCGCGCCGAGCGCCACAATACGTCGCGCCACTTAAACGAATATATCGGTCTGGACTTTGAAATGGCCTATATCGATTCTATGTACGACGTTATGCAGATGGAGACCGGCATGCTGCGCTTTGTCATGCAGTATGTGAAGGAGAACTGCGCCGAGGAGCTCGCCCTTTTGAAGGCCGACGTACCCGAGGTGAAGGACATCCCCTCCGTGCGCTTCCATGAAGCCAAGGAGATCATGCAGGAGAAATACGGCCACAAATCCAAGAACCGTTACGACCTGAACCCGGACGAAGAGGTCATGCTGTGCAACTGGGCCAAGGAAACGCACGGCAGCGAATTTGTATTCGTCACCCACTTCCCCTCAGCCAAGCGCCCGTTCTACGCCAAGGACGACGAGGAGGACAAGACGCTTGCCCTGTCGTTCGACCTGCTGTTCCGCGGCCTTGAGGTGACCACCGGCGGACAGCGTATCCACGATTATCAGGAACAGATCGACAAGCTGCGCGCCCGCAAGATGGACGAAACGCTGTTTGAATCCTTCACCATCCTGCACAAATACGGCATGCCGCCGCACGGCGGTCTCGGCATCGGTCTGGAACGGCTGACGATGCAGCTGCTCGGTCTCGGCAACGTGCGCGACGCTTCCATGTTCCCGCGCGATATGAATCGACTGGAGCCGTAA
- a CDS encoding lipid II flippase MurJ — protein sequence MGVSIAVALLNMIDRYLVTGFYGQELFGVYNSNNSIASGIFTMISVGIMRGVYPAVLRGWREGGVNAAKPLLDQGVRLYLLIAAPAVAGLTAVSLPLSRFLFAEGYDAGASVIAYTALAMLFMGLTEYANKAYELEQSTIHVLQNSAAAAVVKVVCSLALLKLCGFTGGAMGSIIAFAFYFIITSARVRRRFLFHVPASSLVRIVVCSLLCGAAAFACTLLPFGNLIRLALAVCAGGLTYAVTIVLSGEAKAEFAAILARLKRRL from the coding sequence ATGGGCGTTTCGATCGCGGTCGCGCTTTTAAACATGATCGACCGCTACCTCGTCACCGGCTTTTACGGGCAGGAGCTGTTCGGCGTTTACAATTCCAACAACTCGATCGCTTCGGGCATCTTTACCATGATATCGGTCGGCATCATGCGCGGCGTGTACCCGGCGGTGCTGCGCGGCTGGCGCGAGGGCGGCGTGAACGCCGCGAAGCCCCTGCTCGATCAGGGCGTGCGGCTGTATCTGCTGATCGCGGCCCCCGCCGTCGCCGGGCTTACGGCGGTTTCCCTGCCGCTTTCCCGCTTCCTCTTTGCCGAAGGATACGACGCGGGTGCGAGCGTGATCGCCTACACCGCGCTTGCCATGCTTTTTATGGGTCTCACCGAATACGCCAACAAGGCGTACGAGCTTGAACAGTCCACCATTCACGTGCTGCAAAACAGCGCGGCGGCGGCGGTCGTCAAGGTGGTGTGCAGCTTGGCGCTTTTGAAGCTGTGCGGCTTTACCGGCGGCGCCATGGGCTCCATCATTGCGTTTGCGTTCTATTTTATCATCACCAGCGCGCGCGTCAGGCGGCGCTTTCTGTTCCATGTGCCGGCAAGCTCGCTGGTCCGCATCGTGGTATGCTCGCTCCTCTGCGGCGCGGCGGCCTTTGCGTGCACGCTGCTGCCGTTCGGCAACCTGATCCGGTTGGCGCTCGCGGTATGCGCGGGCGGCCTGACCTATGCGGTGACCATCGTCCTTTCCGGCGAGGCCAAGGCCGAATTCGCGGCCATTTTAGCAAGGCTTAAGAGACGACTGTAA